The segment GTGATTTTTCAGTAGGTGATTCGCCGAACATCGGCGTAAACTCGCTCAGTTAAGTTCGGTTAATTTGTGTACTGGGGGAGTGATAGATGTTTCAGACAGCGCGGTCTGCCTTTGTGGTGATCCAGTTTCTGATGCAGCGCCTCGCGGTGCTCACGCTGGTCGTCGCCGCACTCGGAATTCTGGGCTACAGCATCGCCTGTGCGCTGGGTTTTGCGCCGTGGCTCAGCATGTCGCTGCAATTTGAAAGTTACATTTTGCCAAATGCCGGTGTCGCTGTGCAGGTGGGATTATGTGCGCTGGCGCTGGGATTGTGCTTTTTCCTGCCCAGCAACGCGCGGATCATGGCATTGGAAAACTCGCATCGTCAGTTTCAAATCGGCATGAAGGATGTGGCGCGAGCCTACGCCGTGGCGCATCATGCCGACCGCGAAGGGATTTTTACCCTGTCGTCGGAATTCGATTCGATCCGCGAACGCATCGCTTTTCTGCGTGATCACCCCGATCTATCCGAGCTGGAGCCTTCGGTTCTGGAAGTTGCGTCACAGATGAGCCATCTGAGCCGCGAACTGGCGCAGGTCTATTCTGACCGCAACCTGGCTCGTGCGCGGGATTTCCTGATCCAGCGCCAACAGGAGATCGAGGATTTCAACAAGCGCCTGACCCATGCCAAGGCGGTCGCAACCGAAATGCGGCAATGGCTGACGCGGGTCGAAATGGACGAAGCCATCGCCGAAAGCCAGTTGGCGCGGTTGTGTGATGAATTGACCGATATCCTGCCGGAACTGGCCGACGTAGCTGACGTGGCCGAAGCCCCTGCATCGGTGACATTTTCGAGACCAGTCGTCGTGGAATCCTCTGAGGATGAAGATAACTTGAATCAGGATGACAGCCGTATCGTCGCCCTGCTGGCCCGGCGCGCCGCCGAATAGCCCTTCTGCCGACTTCGACCCCAGCGCGCCCCTTGCGGGACACGACGGGTTGCGCCACAAGCGGCCCATGGCCAAAGCTTCTGCCTCATTTGTCTGCGCCACCTGCGGCAACGCCACAACCAAATGGTCGGGGCGCTGTGAGGCCTGCGGCGCGTGGAACACTATCAGCGAAGAGGCGCCGCTATCAGTCGGCCCGGCGAAAAAGACCCTTGGCGGGATGCGCGGGCGCCCTGTGCCACTGACCGCCCTGTCGAGTACAGAGGCCGCGCCACCTCGCACCGCAAGCGGTCTGTCAGAACTCGACCGCGTGCTGGGTGGCGGGCTTGTGCCATCCTCGGCGATCCTGGTGGGCGGTGATCCGGGGATTGGCAAATCGACATTGCTGCTTCAGGCGGCGGCAAGTTTTGCCAATGCGGGCCTGGGCGTGATCTATGCCAGCGGCGAAGAGGCCAGCGCGCAGGTGCGGATGCGGGCGCAGCGCCTTGGGCTGGCGGATGCGCCGGTGCGGTTGGCTGCAGAAACCAACCTGCGCAATATTCTGACAACTCTTGAACAAGAACGCCCGCAACTGGCGATCATCGATTCGATCCAGACCATGTGGGCCGACAATGTCGACAGCGCACCCGGCTCAGTCTCTCAGGTCCGGGCGGCGGCACATGAGCTGACGACCTTTGCCAAGCGCAGCAACATGTCCGTGATCCTGGTTGGACACGTCACCAAGGACGGCCAGATCGCTGGCCCCCGCGTGATCGAACACATGGTCGACACCGTGCTGTATTTTGAGGGCGAGCGCGGCCACCAGTTCCGCATCCTGCGCGCGGTCAAAAACCGCTTTGGTCCGGCGGATGAGATCGGCGTGTTTGAGATGACCGGCACCGGCCTTGCCGAAGTCACCAACCCGTCGGCGTTGTTTCTGTCCGAGCGTGGCAAACCCAGCCCCGGATCGGTGGTCTTTGCCGGGATTGAGGGCACGCGCCCCGTGCTGTGCGAACTGCAGGCACTGGTCGCGCCGTCCCCTCATTCGCAGCCGCGCCGCGCGGTTGTGGGCTGGGATGGAAGCAGATTGGCCATGATTCTTGCCGTGCTTGAGGCCCGCTGCGGTATCCCGTTTGCCGGGCTTGATGTTTATCTAAACGTGGCCGGCGGTATGAAAATCTCGGAACCGGCGGCGGATCTGGCTGTGGCGGCGGCGCTACTTTCAGCGCGCGAAGATGTGTCACTCCCCCCCGAGACTGTGGTTTTTGGCGAAATAAGCCTATCAGGGGCGTTAAGACCGGTCAGTCAGACCGAAAACAGGTTGAAAGAAGCGCAGAAACTTGGTTTCACCAGCGCCATCGCCCCTGCGGGTGGCAAGGCCGGAAATGCGAGCGGACTGACCCTCACCCAAATGGGGGATCTGACCGCGTTTGTGGGTGATGTGTTTGGCGCTGGTTGAGCGCCCGGAACAAAGACAGAGGCAAGGACCGGATGGAAGGTTTTACCGTAGTGGATGGCGTGGTTGCCGTTGTGATCGTGCTTTCGGCGCTTCTGGCCTATTCTCGGGGTCTGGTGCGCGAGGCAATGGCGATTGCCGGTTGGATTGCCGCTGGTTTTCTGGCGTTCCTATTTGCGCCGCAAGTGCAGCCCCTGGTCAAGGAAATACCGGTGATCGGCAGCTTTCTGTCGGATTCCTGCGAACTTAGTATCATCGCTGCCTTTTCAGCCGTGTTTACCGTCGCATTGGTGGTGGCATCCCTGTTCACGCCGTTGTTTTCGTCGCTGGTCCAGCGCACGGCGCTCGGCGGGCTTGATCAGGCGTTGGGGTTTCTGTTCGGGGTCGCGCGCGGGGTGTTGTTGGTGGCCGTGGCGTTCTTTGTCTATGACACCGTGATCACGTCGCAAGACGTCGCGATGATCGACGACAGCCGCTCGGCTGCAGTGTTCAGCCGCTTTACCGGCAAAATCGAAGAACAGAACCCCGAACAGGCGTTGGGCTGGATCACCACGCAATACGAACAACTCGTCGGCGTTTGCGAGGCCCCCGGCCCCAGCGACGCCTGACCGGCGCACGGTTTGCTAAAAAACATCGCGGATCGGGCGAAATTGCACACGCCCCTCCGCCAAACCGGCTGTTCCGGCAAACCGCTTTGTATTCTTGAATAATCCGACAGCCTCCGAGGCGGCGAAGCGACCTCACCTTTGTCACACCTCAGGTAAATGTTGCGCTGCAGCACTTGTAGTGTGATCGTTCCGTGACACTTGTTGTCAGAGCCGTTAAGAGATGGCCAACCCCCAGAGCAACGGATTCGGAGTTACCCCTTGGATCTCGAGATGCCCCCGGCCCACCCCTTCGATGATGACAAACTTCATGAAGAATGTGGTATTTTCGGTGTTGTCGGCGTCACTGACGCGGCAAACTTTGTCGCCCTTGGCCTGCACGCCCTGCA is part of the Puniceibacterium sp. IMCC21224 genome and harbors:
- the radA gene encoding DNA repair protein RadA; the encoded protein is MAKASASFVCATCGNATTKWSGRCEACGAWNTISEEAPLSVGPAKKTLGGMRGRPVPLTALSSTEAAPPRTASGLSELDRVLGGGLVPSSAILVGGDPGIGKSTLLLQAAASFANAGLGVIYASGEEASAQVRMRAQRLGLADAPVRLAAETNLRNILTTLEQERPQLAIIDSIQTMWADNVDSAPGSVSQVRAAAHELTTFAKRSNMSVILVGHVTKDGQIAGPRVIEHMVDTVLYFEGERGHQFRILRAVKNRFGPADEIGVFEMTGTGLAEVTNPSALFLSERGKPSPGSVVFAGIEGTRPVLCELQALVAPSPHSQPRRAVVGWDGSRLAMILAVLEARCGIPFAGLDVYLNVAGGMKISEPAADLAVAAALLSAREDVSLPPETVVFGEISLSGALRPVSQTENRLKEAQKLGFTSAIAPAGGKAGNASGLTLTQMGDLTAFVGDVFGAG
- a CDS encoding CvpA family protein, whose translation is MEGFTVVDGVVAVVIVLSALLAYSRGLVREAMAIAGWIAAGFLAFLFAPQVQPLVKEIPVIGSFLSDSCELSIIAAFSAVFTVALVVASLFTPLFSSLVQRTALGGLDQALGFLFGVARGVLLVAVAFFVYDTVITSQDVAMIDDSRSAAVFSRFTGKIEEQNPEQALGWITTQYEQLVGVCEAPGPSDA